From the genome of Roseofilum capinflatum BLCC-M114, one region includes:
- a CDS encoding CBS domain-containing protein translates to MDLILCHTTADFDALGAAVGLTRLKPGAQVVLTGGCHPTVREFLAFYRDEYALIERRSVNAEQVRSLIVVDTQQRDRLGLAASWFDIPHLEQVELYDHHLDIETDLPLTHSMIEPVGATTTLIVEQLQQLKTLELTAAEATVMALGIHVDTGSLTYDSSTPRDALALAWLMTQGASLSVIGEYVEPGLSPQLQDLLTLALEELHTTTCEGYQLSWVLLPTPDFIPGLSSVATRLIGLIHSDALLFGTWYEIGQDKRLTVIGRSRQRCRSSSHPPLNLHTLFSPLGGGGHAQAASLTLRGTDIKDTFAHLVENLQSQVPNAPTARELMSSPVRTILPETTIAQAQRILLRYGHSGLSVVDAYGELVGIISRRDLDIALHHGFSHAPVKGYMTPHLKTITPKTQLPEIESLMVTYDIGRLPVLEDGNLVGIVTRSDVLRQFHLQETGQRVGSNIQLNRLKSCYLPETMKQMVQESLTPPLYEVLRQAAIAAEQRGWHLYLVGGGVRDLLLADADTVINLQDVDLVVDGYHRAAQPGAGVELAKVLQQKYPGARLQIHGQFQTAALLWHKHPELGNLWIDIATARTEFYPYPAANPEVEASSIRQDLYRRDFTINALALRLTPPRMGEVLDFFGGILDLEAKLIRVLHANSFIEDPTRIYRAVRFAVRLGFRLEGQTEGYIRYAIASGVYDLSVAENNRAPALQTRLKNELNYILEANYWQRAIQMLGNLDALKCIHSSLELTPKLWKQLKLVDRCLRRFNPPGLCPPWQLLLEVMIAYLAPEYRYRVASGFQLPAESIERLKDLEAAKTDVFFRLPTCEAPSSIVKTLQPYRFSTLILVIVQSPRSLRKKIWLYLWKLAQVKPILNGNDLKELGYKPGRQFKVMLDQLLEMTLDGKLPDRASAQAFLQDNFIR, encoded by the coding sequence ATGGATTTAATTTTGTGCCATACCACGGCAGATTTTGATGCATTAGGGGCAGCAGTGGGGTTAACGCGCTTAAAACCTGGCGCTCAGGTGGTGCTGACTGGGGGATGTCATCCGACGGTGCGGGAGTTTTTGGCCTTTTATCGGGATGAGTATGCCTTAATTGAGCGCCGGTCAGTGAATGCAGAGCAAGTCCGCAGTTTAATCGTAGTCGATACCCAACAGCGCGATCGCCTCGGCTTGGCTGCAAGTTGGTTTGATATTCCCCATCTCGAACAAGTGGAACTCTACGACCATCACCTGGACATCGAGACAGACCTTCCCCTAACCCACTCCATGATTGAACCCGTTGGTGCAACCACCACCCTAATTGTTGAACAGTTGCAACAACTCAAGACTCTAGAACTCACCGCCGCAGAAGCAACCGTCATGGCTTTAGGAATTCATGTGGACACCGGTTCCCTGACCTATGATTCGAGTACCCCCAGAGATGCTCTCGCCCTAGCCTGGTTAATGACCCAAGGAGCCAGTTTATCGGTGATTGGGGAGTATGTGGAACCGGGATTATCCCCCCAACTCCAGGACTTACTCACCCTCGCCCTAGAAGAATTGCACACCACAACCTGTGAAGGATATCAATTATCCTGGGTTCTCCTCCCCACCCCTGATTTTATACCCGGATTATCCAGTGTCGCGACCCGATTAATCGGATTAATCCATAGTGATGCTTTATTATTTGGTACGTGGTATGAAATCGGACAAGACAAGCGGTTAACGGTCATTGGTCGTTCTCGTCAGCGTTGCCGCTCTTCCTCCCATCCTCCCCTCAATCTGCATACTCTGTTTTCCCCCCTAGGAGGAGGAGGTCATGCCCAAGCTGCCTCCCTAACGCTGCGAGGAACAGACATCAAAGACACCTTTGCCCATCTGGTTGAAAACTTGCAAAGCCAAGTGCCCAATGCACCTACGGCACGGGAGTTGATGTCTTCCCCGGTGCGGACAATTTTGCCGGAAACGACGATCGCCCAAGCCCAGCGTATTCTGTTACGCTATGGCCACTCTGGGTTATCCGTCGTGGATGCCTACGGGGAGTTAGTGGGGATTATTTCCCGGCGCGATCTCGATATTGCCCTCCATCATGGCTTTTCCCACGCTCCCGTCAAGGGGTACATGACTCCCCACCTGAAGACCATCACCCCAAAGACTCAATTGCCAGAAATTGAGTCATTAATGGTTACTTATGATATTGGTCGCTTGCCCGTATTAGAGGACGGAAACTTAGTGGGTATTGTCACCCGTAGCGATGTGTTGCGCCAATTTCACCTTCAGGAAACTGGGCAGCGAGTGGGGTCAAACATCCAACTGAATCGCTTGAAGTCCTGTTATTTGCCGGAAACTATGAAGCAAATGGTACAGGAGAGCCTAACCCCACCTTTGTATGAGGTTTTGCGACAAGCGGCGATCGCCGCCGAACAAAGAGGATGGCACTTATACTTAGTGGGTGGAGGAGTGCGAGATCTCTTACTGGCAGATGCAGATACCGTCATCAATCTCCAGGATGTGGATTTAGTCGTTGATGGTTATCATCGCGCCGCCCAACCGGGGGCTGGAGTCGAGTTAGCGAAAGTCTTACAGCAAAAATATCCGGGCGCTAGATTGCAAATTCACGGGCAATTCCAAACGGCAGCCCTACTCTGGCACAAACACCCAGAATTAGGAAATCTTTGGATCGATATTGCCACGGCACGAACGGAATTTTATCCCTATCCCGCCGCCAACCCAGAAGTCGAAGCCAGCTCGATTCGACAAGATTTATACCGCCGAGACTTTACAATTAATGCCTTAGCCTTGCGCCTTACGCCTCCCCGAATGGGTGAAGTCTTAGATTTTTTTGGTGGTATTTTAGACCTAGAAGCAAAGTTAATCCGGGTGTTACATGCCAATAGCTTTATCGAAGATCCCACCCGCATTTATCGGGCTGTGCGGTTTGCTGTGCGGTTAGGGTTTCGCCTAGAAGGACAAACCGAAGGCTATATTCGTTATGCGATCGCCAGTGGGGTGTACGATTTGTCTGTAGCCGAAAATAACCGAGCGCCCGCCCTACAAACCCGACTGAAAAACGAGCTGAACTATATTTTAGAAGCCAACTATTGGCAAAGAGCCATTCAAATGCTCGGAAATCTAGACGCACTTAAATGTATTCATTCCAGTTTAGAACTGACTCCAAAATTGTGGAAACAACTCAAACTCGTTGACCGATGTTTACGCCGGTTTAACCCCCCTGGACTTTGCCCCCCTTGGCAACTGTTGCTAGAAGTGATGATTGCCTATCTTGCTCCTGAATACCGCTATCGAGTGGCTTCCGGGTTTCAATTGCCTGCCGAAAGTATCGAGCGATTAAAAGACTTAGAAGCCGCCAAAACCGATGTTTTTTTCCGCCTGCCTACCTGTGAAGCCCCCAGTAGCATTGTTAAAACCCTTCAACCTTATCGCTTTTCTACTTTAATTTTAGTGATAGTACAAAGTCCGCGATCGTTGCGGAAAAAGATTTGGTTATACCTGTGGAAACTGGCACAAGTAAAACCGATTTTGAACGGCAATGACTTAAAAGAATTGGGCTATAAACCCGGTCGTCAATTCAAGGTAATGTTAGATCAACTCCTGGAGATGACATTAGATGGAAAACTGCCAGATCGTGCCAGCGCTCAAGCGTTTTTACAGGATAATTTTATTCGGTAA
- a CDS encoding sensor histidine kinase, with product MSIKHLGQRFKFNSLQFRLTFGLAIVSGIGLGAVAIATGLKMQQQLVLTHKQNIQYIAERLPKDIAVYSQRFSQGEALEMVIEDVSAETIFLWIQSPDGEIMARSPNLERSLHPQNADLLNISHAPIQPEVYPYKGRYFVLCAGPLRVNQETIGKLYVAQDITSEQQMLLEMLRNLIGVSVLALLLIAVMMGIYIRRSLAPVRKISEYAVKISAQDLGGVSLSLDPAPSELQELSKTLDLMLSRLSESWEHQRQFVSNVSHELRTPLTIVHGYLQSTLRRGKNLTEAQREALETAATEADRTIQLLQDLLELARADNGQIHFELETLSLTDLVLEVVDMGQQYSSRTIELDLGHESIEINGDRNRLKQVLLNLIDNAVKYSDPDTVITVKLEQQSHQVCLQVGDRGEGIPLAHQARIFDRFYRVDDARARSTGGTGLGLSIVKTLIEGMGGRVNVVSQLGEGSIFTISLPNKIIL from the coding sequence ATGTCGATCAAACATTTAGGGCAGAGATTTAAGTTTAATTCGCTACAGTTCCGCCTCACGTTTGGCTTGGCGATCGTTTCCGGAATTGGATTAGGAGCGGTTGCCATTGCCACGGGCTTAAAAATGCAGCAACAATTGGTCTTAACCCATAAACAAAATATCCAATATATTGCTGAACGCTTGCCTAAAGATATCGCAGTTTATAGTCAACGGTTCAGCCAGGGTGAAGCGTTAGAAATGGTGATTGAGGATGTGAGTGCGGAGACGATTTTTTTGTGGATTCAATCTCCAGACGGTGAAATTATGGCCCGATCGCCCAACCTGGAGCGATCGCTCCATCCCCAAAATGCCGATCTCCTCAATATTAGCCATGCTCCCATTCAACCGGAAGTTTATCCCTACAAAGGACGCTATTTCGTTCTCTGCGCTGGCCCGTTAAGGGTCAATCAGGAAACTATTGGTAAATTATATGTGGCTCAAGATATTACCTCAGAGCAACAGATGTTGCTGGAAATGCTGAGAAACTTGATTGGGGTGAGCGTGTTAGCCTTGCTGCTGATCGCGGTTATGATGGGAATTTATATTCGGCGATCGCTCGCTCCGGTGCGTAAAATTAGTGAATATGCAGTAAAAATTTCTGCACAAGACTTAGGAGGCGTTTCCCTCAGCTTAGATCCTGCCCCATCCGAACTGCAAGAACTCTCTAAAACCTTAGATCTGATGCTCTCGCGACTGTCTGAATCTTGGGAGCATCAACGGCAATTTGTTAGCAATGTTTCCCATGAGTTGCGAACCCCGTTAACCATTGTCCATGGTTATCTTCAAAGTACCCTCAGACGGGGTAAGAACCTCACCGAAGCGCAACGGGAAGCCCTGGAAACCGCAGCCACAGAAGCCGATCGCACGATTCAACTGTTGCAAGACTTACTCGAACTTGCCCGCGCTGATAATGGACAGATTCATTTTGAACTTGAAACCCTCTCCCTGACTGACTTAGTTCTAGAAGTTGTGGATATGGGGCAACAATACAGCAGTCGCACCATTGAACTCGATTTAGGGCATGAGTCTATAGAGATTAACGGCGATCGCAACCGCTTAAAGCAAGTCCTACTCAACCTCATTGATAACGCTGTCAAATATTCCGACCCCGACACCGTAATTACCGTGAAACTGGAACAACAGAGCCATCAAGTCTGCCTACAAGTGGGCGATCGCGGTGAAGGCATCCCCCTCGCCCATCAAGCCAGAATTTTCGATCGATTTTATCGGGTTGACGACGCTCGCGCCCGCTCCACCGGCGGAACCGGCTTAGGCTTATCCATTGTCAAAACCCTAATTGAAGGAATGGGAGGGCGGGTTAACGTAGTTTCTCAATTGGGAGAAGGCAGTATTTTTACCATTAGTTTACCGAATAAAATTATCCTGTAA